The nucleotide window GGGAGAAGCCCCGGCCACACTCGATGCAGGCGAAGGGCCGTTCGCCGGTGTGGACACGCAGGTGGGTGAGCAGGTTCGAGGACTGGGCAAAGCTACGGCTGCAaacggagcaggtgaacggccgctccatGGTGTGGACCCGCTGGTGCCGCAGCAGGTTGGACGACTGGCTGAACCTTCGGCCGCAGTGGGagcagccaaagggcctgtccccCACGTGGATTCGCCGGTGGACCTTCAGATCGCTGGAGTTCTTGAATCCCTTGCCACAGTCGGGGCAGTGGAACGGTCTCTCATCAGTGTGTGTGTACTGGTGCTGGAAGAGGTGCGAGGCATGTTTGAACCCCTTCCTGCACACACAGCACTCAAACATGGTATCCCCACTGTGTACGCTCTGGTGTGTCAGCAAGGAGGAAGACAGCGTGAAACGCTTTCCACACACACAGCATGggaatggcctctccccggtgtgagtG belongs to Mobula hypostoma chromosome 10, sMobHyp1.1, whole genome shotgun sequence and includes:
- the LOC134352811 gene encoding zinc finger protein 586-like, with product MFECCVCRKGFKHASHLFQHQYTHTDERPFHCPDCGKGFKNSSDLKVHRRIHVGDRPFGCSHCGRRFSQSSNLLRHQRVHTMERPFTCSVCSRSFAQSSNLLTHLRVHTGERPFACIECGRGFSRYSNLINHQRVHTDERPYRCDSCSKSFKRSEDLLRHQRVHTDERPFRCPLCTKRFRHSSSLVKHRQVHTGERPFTCSRCGKGFAYSSSLLRHQRVHV